In Rhinatrema bivittatum chromosome 1, aRhiBiv1.1, whole genome shotgun sequence, a single genomic region encodes these proteins:
- the LOC115089761 gene encoding uncharacterized protein LOC115089761 isoform X2, whose amino-acid sequence MKVILVCLCLITQAYEVPKENNSVHSDTSAHQLDSVDVPDHFHKKKHHYESAAGNVNNVTEEIAGKESKLNSRNKPPVDCDTATGTENLVRNDPGIVMEYGAEGSGNSDFLDNSHKGITFDVTSCKDFSLKNKNCTDPQLSQNGKEVDNGVSKDMRNDLDDTNKMAPLEKGEHARTSQNPNNSKKGEDARSIMYEDHHDVESTPHTKLLNKDEEDGSGNSNRDIETGSSTILDKAEETTDNPGFPEPDKFSKVHWNSSSDIGYTGGLEKDEDNTSAGNGTANQDNLKINYTETSGREEDADSTSVRKNNSSTDYKEKPGKDKFNAANPKKNLDNRTDSKNISNKNKNSDKSSNLQKNVDHINDITKNVKSQKGHSHTSTINGKVKTSRKVANRQYIATVRQKYNKYLRNKAFQEDSSGGSDERFQAGNDSSQSSGSDSDSDSRSNSDQSN is encoded by the exons ATGAAAGTTATACTTGTGTGCCTATGCCTCATTACTCAAGCCTATGAGGTGCCG AAAGAAAACAACAGTGTTCACAGTGATACCTCTGCTCATCAGCTGGATAGTGTGGATGTTCCAGATCATTTTCATAAAAAGAAACACCATTATGAATCAGCTGCTGGGAATGTTAATAATGTAACTGAAGAGATTGCTGGAAAGGAATCCAAGCTTAATAGCAGAAACAAACCTCCAGTAGATTGTGACACTGCTACTGGTACTGAGAACCTAGTCAGAAATGACCCGGGTATCGTCATGGAGTATGGCGCAGAAGGCAGTGGTAACAGTGATTTTCTAGACAACAGCCACAAAGGTATTACATTTGATGTTACTAGTTGTAAGGATTTCAGCCTTAAGAACAAGAACTGTACTGATCCACAGCTTTCTCAGAACGGCAAGGAGGTTGACAATGGCGTGTCCAAAGATATGCGCAATGACCTGGATGATACAAATAAGATGGCACCTTTAGAGAAGGGGGAACATGCCAGAACCAGCCAGAACCCAAACAACTCAAAGAAAGGCGAGGATGCCAGGAGCATCATGTATGAGGATCACCATGACGTTGAAAGTACTCCTCATACAAAGCTTCTAAATAAAGATGAAGAGGATGGTAGTGGAAATAGCAACAGAGACATAGAAACTGGTTCTTCTACCATTTTGGATAAAGCCGAAGAGACCACTGATAATCCAGGTTTTCCTGAGCCAGATAAATTTAGTAAAGTTCATTGGAATTCCAGTAGTGATATTGGTTACACTGGAGGTCTAGAAAAGGATGAAGATAACACCAGTGCCGGCAATGGAACAGCCAATCAGGACAATTTGAAAATCAACTACACTGAGACCTCTGGGAGAGAGGAAGATGCTGACAGCACTAGTGTTAGAAAAAACAATAGCAGTACTGATTATAAAGAAAAACCTGGAAAAGACAAATTTAATGCAGCTAATCCTAAGAAAAACTTAGACAACAGAACTGATTccaaaaacatttcaaataaaaataaaaacagtgacaaaagCAGCAATTTGCAAAAGAATGTAGATCATATTAATGACATTACTAAGAATGTGAAAAGCCAAAAAGGTCATTCTCATACTAGCACCATTAATGGAAAAGTTAAAACCAGCAGGAAAGTTGCTAATAGGCAATATATTGCTACTGTACGTCAAAAGTATAACAAATATCTGAGAAATAAAGCCTTCCAGGAGGACAGTagtggagggtctgatgaacgaTTTCAAGCTGGCAATGACAGTAGTCAATCCTCCGGAAGTGACAGTGACAGTGATAGTCGTAGTAACAGTGACCAATCAAACTAG
- the LOC115089761 gene encoding uncharacterized protein LOC115089761 isoform X1: MQSGMESLKMKVILVCLCLITQAYEVPKENNSVHSDTSAHQLDSVDVPDHFHKKKHHYESAAGNVNNVTEEIAGKESKLNSRNKPPVDCDTATGTENLVRNDPGIVMEYGAEGSGNSDFLDNSHKGITFDVTSCKDFSLKNKNCTDPQLSQNGKEVDNGVSKDMRNDLDDTNKMAPLEKGEHARTSQNPNNSKKGEDARSIMYEDHHDVESTPHTKLLNKDEEDGSGNSNRDIETGSSTILDKAEETTDNPGFPEPDKFSKVHWNSSSDIGYTGGLEKDEDNTSAGNGTANQDNLKINYTETSGREEDADSTSVRKNNSSTDYKEKPGKDKFNAANPKKNLDNRTDSKNISNKNKNSDKSSNLQKNVDHINDITKNVKSQKGHSHTSTINGKVKTSRKVANRQYIATVRQKYNKYLRNKAFQEDSSGGSDERFQAGNDSSQSSGSDSDSDSRSNSDQSN; the protein is encoded by the exons ATGCAATCTGGGATG GAATCCTTGAAAATGAAAGTTATACTTGTGTGCCTATGCCTCATTACTCAAGCCTATGAGGTGCCG AAAGAAAACAACAGTGTTCACAGTGATACCTCTGCTCATCAGCTGGATAGTGTGGATGTTCCAGATCATTTTCATAAAAAGAAACACCATTATGAATCAGCTGCTGGGAATGTTAATAATGTAACTGAAGAGATTGCTGGAAAGGAATCCAAGCTTAATAGCAGAAACAAACCTCCAGTAGATTGTGACACTGCTACTGGTACTGAGAACCTAGTCAGAAATGACCCGGGTATCGTCATGGAGTATGGCGCAGAAGGCAGTGGTAACAGTGATTTTCTAGACAACAGCCACAAAGGTATTACATTTGATGTTACTAGTTGTAAGGATTTCAGCCTTAAGAACAAGAACTGTACTGATCCACAGCTTTCTCAGAACGGCAAGGAGGTTGACAATGGCGTGTCCAAAGATATGCGCAATGACCTGGATGATACAAATAAGATGGCACCTTTAGAGAAGGGGGAACATGCCAGAACCAGCCAGAACCCAAACAACTCAAAGAAAGGCGAGGATGCCAGGAGCATCATGTATGAGGATCACCATGACGTTGAAAGTACTCCTCATACAAAGCTTCTAAATAAAGATGAAGAGGATGGTAGTGGAAATAGCAACAGAGACATAGAAACTGGTTCTTCTACCATTTTGGATAAAGCCGAAGAGACCACTGATAATCCAGGTTTTCCTGAGCCAGATAAATTTAGTAAAGTTCATTGGAATTCCAGTAGTGATATTGGTTACACTGGAGGTCTAGAAAAGGATGAAGATAACACCAGTGCCGGCAATGGAACAGCCAATCAGGACAATTTGAAAATCAACTACACTGAGACCTCTGGGAGAGAGGAAGATGCTGACAGCACTAGTGTTAGAAAAAACAATAGCAGTACTGATTATAAAGAAAAACCTGGAAAAGACAAATTTAATGCAGCTAATCCTAAGAAAAACTTAGACAACAGAACTGATTccaaaaacatttcaaataaaaataaaaacagtgacaaaagCAGCAATTTGCAAAAGAATGTAGATCATATTAATGACATTACTAAGAATGTGAAAAGCCAAAAAGGTCATTCTCATACTAGCACCATTAATGGAAAAGTTAAAACCAGCAGGAAAGTTGCTAATAGGCAATATATTGCTACTGTACGTCAAAAGTATAACAAATATCTGAGAAATAAAGCCTTCCAGGAGGACAGTagtggagggtctgatgaacgaTTTCAAGCTGGCAATGACAGTAGTCAATCCTCCGGAAGTGACAGTGACAGTGATAGTCGTAGTAACAGTGACCAATCAAACTAG